DNA from Flavobacteriales bacterium:
TTCAGCGAGCGCGAGAACAAGGATCCGGTGAGCATCGCGCAGAACGCGATCGCCCATGCGAAGCAGCACGGCTTCACGGCCGTGATCGTGGATACCGCCGGCCGCCTGGCGATCGATGAGCAGATGATGGACGAGATCGCCCGCGTGAAGAAGGCGATCAACCCGCAGGAGACGCTTTTCGTGGTGGATGCCATGACCGGTCAGGACGCGGTGAACACGGCCAAGGCCTTCAACGAGCGCCTGAACATCGATGGCGTGGTGCTCACCAAGCTCGACGGCGATGCGCGCGGCGGCGCTGCGCTTTCCATCCGCAGCGTGGTGGACAAGCCGATCAAGTTCATCGGCACGGGCGAGAAGATGGAGGCGCTGGACGAGTTCCACCCTGACCGCATGGCCGGCCGCATCCTCGGCATGGGCGACGTGGTCTCGCTGGTGGAGCGGGCGCAGGAGCAGTTCGACGAGAAGGCGGCGCGCGAGCTGAGCAAGAAGATCGCGAAGGACCAGTTCGGCTTCGACGATTTCCTGGAGCAGATCGGGCAGATCAAGAAGATGGGGAACATGAAGGACCTCATGGGCATGATCCCCGGCGTAGGCAAGGCGATGAAGAACATCGATATCCCGGACGACGCCTTCAAGGGTATCGAGGCCATCATCAAGAGCATGACGCCGGAGGAGCGCAAGAATCCCTCGGTCATCAACGGCAGCCGTCGCGCGCGCCTGGCCAAGGGCAGCGGCCGCGGCATCGAAGAAGTGAACAAGCTGATGAAGCAGTTCGAGGACATGCGGAAGATGATGAAGATGATGGGGGACAAGAGCAAGATGCAGAACATGATGCGGCAGATGCAGGCGATGCAGGGGATGAGGAGGTAGGGCGAAAAGGTGAGAGAGTACGAGGGTACCTGCCCCGAGCAGAGTTGAAGGATGGCGTGCCCCTCGCAAGAGCCTCGGGTCGCGTGCTACGCTTTAGCCGGACTTGTCGCGGCTCGCGGTCGCGGGCTGCGGGGGCTCCTGCGTCGCCGCCTCGCTCCACGCGCCCGCAAGGCCGCAACCGCGCCGGGCTGCCGCTTCTCCCGTTCACGCAGATACCAATGCAACCCCAGTTCGGGGTAAAGAGTCGCGTCGACCTTCCACCGTCGAACCCATCCCTCAGCTGGTAGGATTGACCTTGGGGCCCCTACATTTGTCAGACTGTACCATGCTGTTTAGTTTTGCTGACACCTGTGGGCGACTTCGCCCCGCCCCTTGTCACAGAGAATGTAAGACCCACATGAGTCGAGAATCTTAAACACAGAGTTGACTGCCAACAACCACCGACCATGAGAACACGGGTGCTTCATCTTCTCACAGCGCTGCTCTGCATCGTTTGCAACTTCGTCAGCGCTTCAGCCCAATCCTGCTCTGGAGGGTCCAAGGACCGGATGGTGGAGTTTCCCACGCCGATATGGGGATTGAAAATATATGCTTGTATACATGGTGCGAACGAAGCGAGTATTGGCGCTCATCAGGACGTGAGTTGGGGCATCAAGAACACACGCACTGACACCTTTGAGGTTTCTTTCACCAAGGTGTACACTTTTCGCAGCGGCAAGGTGATCGAGAAAGCGTTCGGATGGGGTGCGATTAAAGTACTGCCAGGTCAAACTGTTTATGGTGGGAATTTCACAGGAGACGCGGATTTGACCGATATATTTTTTCCGGAGGATTGCGATTGTCCCAAAGAATCCAAGCGGATAAAGTACCTCGATATACGTGACTTGGTGATCGTCAATCTTGGTGAACTCCGCCGCAAGCAAGAACAAGAGGAGCGCATACGAGTGGCCAACAATCAAGCGGAAAGGGAAAAAGCGAAGAAGGAAGAACCGGACCGCGTGGAGGACGGGAATAAAACGGAGAAAGAGCGTGAAGAAGCCGAGGAGAAGAGCGAGAAGGAGGAAAAGAAAGAAGACGGGGATGAAAGCAAGGGGTCGAAATCCTATTCGCCACCACCACCTACCGCCAACCAGATCCGGATGGGGGAACTCCGTAACCAGGCCGTGCAACGACAGGCCCAAGGAACGGCGTACATCGCCGGATGGAGTACGGCCACGGTGGGCTTGTTGTTCTTGAAGTTCAATGATGGAGAAGGCAGCTACTTCCGGGGAGGCGGCTTCCACATTCGGGGCAACTTCGGTGTCGGCCTGTTCAACGTGAGCAACATGGTAGCGCATGAGTACACGACGACGGACTATGATGTGTACTACAACGGTTGGTTCGACCACCATGTGCATGAAGAGAGAGAGGACAGCACATCCAACAATATCACAACTCTTGGGTTCTCTTTCTCTGCGGCCATGGACCTCTTCAATAGCCGGAACTTCATAATTGGGATGGAGGGCAAGTACAGTGCGGGTTTCTGGTTCGGCGGGTTGGGCGATGCGACTGTCACATCATCGACCACGCAAACAATCGGGCAATGGAGCTTGACCGGAAAAGCTGCTATTGGTACTGCCAGCGTGAAACTACTGGCCGGATATGGTTTGGAGAGAACGGAAGCCGCGGGATCAACGACCATCGCCATCGATCAATACTTAGGCAGCACTGACCCAGGTGTAAGTGTGCAGGACTTTTTGGATGAAACCACAGAGGTAACCCTGTTCGATGTGGAATATCTCAAGCCGAGCATTGGGCTTCGGTTTTCCAGCACTGACAAGCCCTTTCAAGTTGATCTTGAATACCATCAAGTATCACCTCGTGGGGATTACTATGGTGAGAGGCTCAAGCGAGATGGCGGGTCCGATATGTTCGGTGTCTCCCTCTCCATTACGCGGGTGAACAGGATGCGCTTTGAGATTTCCTATTCCCAGTTGAAGAACCGGTGGTGGGACCAGGATCCAGCGTCTTGCTGGATGGTCTCGCTCACTAAACAGTTGGATTATTTTAGCAAGAAATATTCCAAGAAGGGTATTCAATACATCCGATAGAAACCTGACTTCTGGTCCGTTTCGCGTCATAGTACAGGTCAATTAGGAGTAGACTAGGTACGCGGATATCTGCGGCGCGAGGCAGGATGCGAGGCGGTCGTCGCACTGATTTCGGTTCTTCATACGTATATCCTGCGTAATTTCGCTGTGTAAACATCCATCGCCATGGACACCAAGCTCACCCTCAGCTTCGACGCGGGCGTGGCCGAGCGGGCCAAGGCCTTCGCCGAGGCGAACAACATCAGCCTCTCGCGGCTCATCGAGTTCATGCTGAGCAAGGTGACCGACAAGCGCTACCGCAGCCTAGATGAACTGCCCGTGAGCGATTGGATAAGCCAAGTAGCCGAAGGCGAAGCGACCTACGTGCGGAAGAACGCCGCGGAGCGGAACGTGAAGAAGGATTACCTGGCCAGCCGGAGGAAGCGGTAGAAGAGGTAACCGCAAAGACGCAAAGAGCGCAAAGGGTAATTCCGTACTGGGCTTCTTGGCGGTCTTTGCGTCTTTGCGGTTTGAATTAACCCCATGCCCCCCAAGCGAATCTTCCTCGACGCCAACGTCCTTGTCACGGTGCTCTGCAATGAGTACCCGCGTTTCGGGGCGTGCGCCCGCGTGCTGAGCCTCGCTGATGACAAGCGCTTCGAGGTGTACACCTCACCGCTGTGCCTGGCGATCGGGGCCTACTTCGCGGAGAAGACGTCTTCGTCCCGCATCGGCGGGAAGAACGGGAAGAAGCTGGCCCGGAGGAAGATCGCGCTGCTGGCGGAGAAACTCCGGGTCACCACCATGGGAGCCAAGGCTGTGGAGCGCACCATGGCCGATCCACGCATCACGGACATCGAGGACGGGTTCCAGTACTTCTCAGCAGTCGATGCGGGCTGCACGAGCATTATCACACATGACAAGCGCGACTGGAGATTCGCAGCGATGGAGGTGCTTGCCCCGGAGGACTTCCTGCTGAAGCATGCTGTGAGGAAGGCCTGACCGTACGTTCACATTCGGGGCACTTTCCCGATGAGGGTGAAAACTTCCATTATGACCATCGCCCGTGCACCCCTGATTGGCCTGCTCGCCGCATTCGTAGCCTGTTCCAGTGGCCCTGGCCGGTCGGCTGGTTCGGAGGAAAGCCCAGAAGAGGCAAGGGACATGAGCGATGAGCAGCAGCCGCGCTTCGTGGAGGGCAAGGACTACACCGTGCTCGAGCGGGTGCGCTTCATGGATGCTCAGGGATTCGAGCGCCCGGCCGAGGCCTTCAGCGTGCTGCTGCCGAAGGGCTGGACCCATGAGGGCGGCGTGTCGTGGAAGGGGCTGAACGAGTGCCGGGGCGAGATGATCGCCGCGAAATGGAGCGCGAGCTCACCCGATGGCGCCATCCGCTATCAGGTGCTGCCCAATCACAGCTGGTCATCGGCCAGCGACATGATGATGATGCAGAACCTGCAGATGCAGGCTCAGCAGGGCGGCTGCGAGGTGGGCGGTCCCATGGATGCCGCCAGCTACCTGCGCGAGGTGTTCGCGCCGCGCGAGCTCCGTGGGGCGAGCATCACCGAGGTGAAGGAGAACGCGGAGGTGGCACGCGAGATGGAGCGCATGGCCGCACAGACGAAAGCGGCCTTCGAGCAGTGGGGAGGCCAGGCCACGCTGCAACCCAGCGCGATCATCGCCCGGCTGAAGTGGAACGATGGCACCGAAGGCATCGCGCTGGTCTCGGTGCTCAACGTCATCAACGTGTCGCAGAACATGTATACCGGCGAGTACCAGCAGCTCACCAACAGCAACGCCAGCGAGCGGAGCATCCTCCGCTTCCCGGCTGGGCGGCGCGATGAGGCCGAGCGCGTGCTGGCCACGATCAAATCGAGCTTCCGCACCAACCCCGCCTGGAAACAGGCCGTGGAGGGCTACTTCGCGCAGCTGCGCCAGCAGCAGGACCGGATGCATCACATACGCATGGCCGCCATCGACGCGCAGACCGCCGCCAACACCCGCGCGCACAACCAGCGCATGGCCGACATACAGGCCCAGGGCGCCGCGAACACCGCACGGCACAACGAGCGCATGGCCGGTTACGACCAGCAGATGCGCAGCTGGGAGCAGCAGCAGTCGTCGCAGGACCGCCAGCACACGCAGTTCGTGAAGACGATCCGCGAGGTGGAGACCTGGAATGATGGGGGCAATGGGCGCGTGGAGCTCACCAGCGGATACGACCACGCGTGGAGCCGTGGCGACGGCAGCTACATCCTGAGCAACAGCCCCAACTTCGACCCCAGCTCAGTGTTCCAGGACCAGAATTGGAAGCCGATGACCCCTGCTGACTAGCCGAGTGGCTCATGTGCCGTATCCTTGGAGCAAAGCGCAAGCGATGCTCAAGCCACTCGCGCTCACCGGCGCATTGGCATTGGCCAGGCCTCCACTGGCCCGGGATGGATACGAATTCGCCTGGGTCCGGAACACCCCATTCGGCAAGCGGGTGGTTGTGGTCACCGTGGAGCCCGGTGAAAGCGCAGCCAAGGACCTGGGCGGCATCACTCTCGGAGCGTTGGCCGCCCAGGCTATGTCCATCATTCCATCCTGGCCACAGAGCGCGACCAGGAGTCGCAGGGCTGGGGGGCACCTTGGACGATGCCGTATGGCTATGCTCCGCATGCCCCGGCCATGATTCTCGCAGTGCCTAGGCAACGTGGCCCGGTTCCTGCCGGTCATCGCACACGCATGCGGCTGTTCGCCTCCCTCCTTCCCTTTGCGCTGGCCGTCGCCGC
Protein-coding regions in this window:
- the ffh gene encoding signal recognition particle protein — its product is MFENLNDKLERAFKVLKGQGQITEINVAETTKEIRKALLDADVNYKTAKDFTDRVKAKALGQNVLTSISPGQLLTKITHDELAELMGGQSAGMNMSGNPTVVLMSGLQGSGKTTFSGKLANYIRKKGKRPLLVACDVYRPAAIDQLETLGKQLDIAVFSERENKDPVSIAQNAIAHAKQHGFTAVIVDTAGRLAIDEQMMDEIARVKKAINPQETLFVVDAMTGQDAVNTAKAFNERLNIDGVVLTKLDGDARGGAALSIRSVVDKPIKFIGTGEKMEALDEFHPDRMAGRILGMGDVVSLVERAQEQFDEKAARELSKKIAKDQFGFDDFLEQIGQIKKMGNMKDLMGMIPGVGKAMKNIDIPDDAFKGIEAIIKSMTPEERKNPSVINGSRRARLAKGSGRGIEEVNKLMKQFEDMRKMMKMMGDKSKMQNMMRQMQAMQGMRR
- a CDS encoding DUF6364 family protein, which codes for MDTKLTLSFDAGVAERAKAFAEANNISLSRLIEFMLSKVTDKRYRSLDELPVSDWISQVAEGEATYVRKNAAERNVKKDYLASRRKR
- a CDS encoding PIN domain-containing protein; translation: MPPKRIFLDANVLVTVLCNEYPRFGACARVLSLADDKRFEVYTSPLCLAIGAYFAEKTSSSRIGGKNGKKLARRKIALLAEKLRVTTMGAKAVERTMADPRITDIEDGFQYFSAVDAGCTSIITHDKRDWRFAAMEVLAPEDFLLKHAVRKA